CTGCTGGAGTTCTGCTTGCCGTTGCTGGTCTTGTTGCACTTGGGCATAGCGTTCTTTGAGATCGGCAAGCGAAGTCTCAACTTCCAAGAGCGATCGCTCAAATTGCTCTTGATCCCCAAGTGGGGGCGATGGATCTGATCCTTTGGGACGGCGCGGCATACAGTAGAGTAGGGATAAATGCGAGTCTATCTTCAGTATGTCTCAACCGACCCAGCTTTCTAAAACCTCTGCCTTGAATGACCTGAGTACCTTGGAACTGGCTCAGGCTCTGGCAGAACGCTTGAGTATTCACCCCAATGATTGGCATCGGCTCAAGTCTAACCGCAAAGTTCGCGCTGGCGAACAAGCCGTCGCCGCACTGGTATTTCTCCTGAAAGATCAACCGGAAGAAGCTTTGGTGCGCTTTCAGCAGGCTTCCGGCTGGCTGGACAAATCTATCTCAGCACCGCCTTGCCCAACTCATGGACACAGCCGTTAGAAAAGCCGGACGTTAGAAAAGCAGGGGTTGCCGGAAGCGATTTTTGACTTGCTTGCAGAGTCTAAGTTCTGTTCCCTGGTGGTTCCAGTGGACTTGATCGAAGATTTGGTGGAGGATACACATCCCTCTGCCGCTTTCTGCTTCATCGTCAGGGAGATGTTGTTCTGGGTCAGAATGGCAATCACAGGGGGGAGAAAAGCCTGTCCCTTCGTCTGAAATCACCCACCAGTATTGTCCTTCTACCATTGAAAAGCGGACGGACACGGTCTTTCCGGGATCTAGCTTATTGCCGTGTTTTGCTGCATTGACTAGCGCCTCTTGCAGCCCTAGCCGAATTTCTGCTTGCCACCGGGATGGAATCTGAGCTAACAGAAGATCCAGGACGGGACAAAGGTAGAGGGTAGAAGCGAAGCTTATTGTGCCCCAAGTTCGCCTTACCGGACGCTGTGAGATAGCAATCACTCAAAAAACCTCTAGACTTTCATTCAATAGAATTAACAGTCAGATGCCGAAGGGTATGCGCGTAGCGCTATACAGCTTTGATACGAGTAGTTTTGGACTCATCTTGTGCGTACAACATCTCTTGCGTACAATTCAGGTGCGTACAATTAGGGGAATCACAGGTAGATTCGAGATAATGTCCAGGTTTAAATACACCTATCGCTAAGCATTAATCATTGCGTATTTGTCCGGTATTCTCTTTTTTTAATCGAGAGATACCAACTGCATTTTTCCGTTAGATTACTTGGCAAATTGCTAGCTTTCTGACGGATACGAATAATTTGCTAACTTCTGACCTCTAGAGGAGTGCTTTTTATCCCGAAATTTGTCGGGCAAACCACTTTCTTCATTGTAACAAAATCTTCTAAAAAAGCCACCCCAACGCTTAGTCAAGTACGCTACAAAAGGCTGTTATTGGCGCACAAGAACGGCAGCACATTCAACGTGAGACGTTTGGGGGAAGAAATCAGCGGGTTGTACGCGGGTTAACTTATAGCCGCCCGATTGGCACAATAATTTGAGATCGCGGGCTAGGGTAGCGGGTTTACAGCTGACGTAGACAATCCGACTCGGCTGAATTTCTAAGAGGGTTTCTAAGACATCACGACCGCCCTTGGGATGTCCTGGGCTAACGCATCCTTGACGTGGGGGATCGAGCAATACAATATCTGGCTTCACTTCCAGCGTGGGCAGCAACGTCTCCACCGTCCCTTCATAAAACTTTACATTTGTGATGTGATTCAATTGGGCATTGAGAGTCGCTTGCTCTACTGCTTCTGGCTGCATCTCCAAACCAATCGCCTGCTTTACCTTCTGGGCTAATGGCAAGGTTAACGTGCCAATGCCGCAGTAGGCATCTACTAGCACCTCATTGCCTTGCAGATCCAGTTCATCAGCGATCGCTTGTAACAGCGCTTCAGCTTGCTCTGTATAAACTTGAAAAAAGGTGTCAGGACGTACTTGGAACTGTAAACCGGCAAATTCCTCACGCAAGTAAGGTTGTCCGGCGATACAGCGGGTTTCCCTGCCAAAAATTGCATTCGTGCGATCGGGATTGCAGTTCAGCGAGACGCCTACTAGCTGGGGGTACCGAGTTAACCACTTCTGAGCTTGGACATCGATCCCGGCGAGATTCCAATCTTTGACGACCAAGGTTAGCAACATTTCGCCCGTGCGTCGCCCAATCCGCAGCCCTAGGTGACGGATTTTCCCTCGGTGAAGTTTTTCGTCGTAAATTCCCCAACCCCGCTCCTGGATGTCTTGCTTGACTTCTGCCAGCAAGGGATTCAGACGCGAGTCTTGAACCGGGCATTGATTCAAATTAATCAGGTGGTGGCTGCCTTTTTGGTAGTAACCTGCTTGTACTTGACCAGTGGATGACCGTTTTACCGGATAGGTGGCTTTGTTGCGATAGCCCAAAGAATCGGCAACTGCCAGGACGGGATCGACGGTTGGCTGAGCGATCCCGCCAATGCGTTCTAAGGCTTGGATTACCTGATTTCTCTTGGCTTCTAGCTGGTGCTGGTAGTCAATATGCTGCCACTGACAGCCCCCACACTTATCTGCCACGATGCAGGATGGACGGATGCGATCGCTAGATGCTTCCAATATCTCATCCAATTTGCCGTGGGCATATTGAGGTTTGACTCGCACTAAGCGCACGCGAACGCGATCGCCCGGAACTGTATCCGGGACAAAAATCACCCGACCCCCCAAACGACCCACCCCGTCACCGCTGTCACTGAGATCGCTGATGATTACTTCCACCCGTTGACCTTGTTGCCAAAGGTCTTCACCCGCCTCGTTAGAACCTGTCTTTAGTGATTTTGTTAGTGACATATTATCTCTGTCTCTTTATTTGTGTCCCACCGACTCGTTAAACTACGAATGATATTCTGAATCATCCCGATAATCATGAGTGTAGTTAGCCAAGTTATTCTCAAAGCAGACGACGAACTTCGTTACCCCAGTAGTGGCGAACTCAACAGCATCAAAGATTTTTTGCAAACTGGCGAACAGCGGGTGCGTATCGCCAACACGCTGGCTGAAAATGAGAAAAAAATTGTTCAAGAATCCAGTAAGCAGCTCTGGCAAAAACGCCCTGACTTCATCGCGCCAGGGGGGAATGCGTACGGAGAGCGGCAACGGGCGCTATGCCTGCGGGATTACGGCTGGTACTTGCGTCTAATTACCTACGGAGTTCTTTCCGGTGACAAGGAACCGATTGAAAAAATTGGTTTGATTGGCGTGCGGGAAATGTATAACTCCCTCGGCGTTCCTGTCCCAGGCATGGTTGAATCCATCCGTTGCTTGAAAAAAGCCTCCCTCGACTTACTCAGCGAGGATGATGCAATAGCCGCGGCTCCTTATTTCGACTACATCATTCAATCCATGTCCTGATTCTATCGCTATCGACTAGAACATGCGATCGCAGGTGAAGAAGAAGGATTCTTCTTCACTTGTTGTCTTTATGCTTATAGCAACAAAAAACCGACAGTCTCTCTACAGAATCTGTCGGCTCGTCGTGTGTTCCCTATTGATGACTCGGCTAGAGTTCAGTCGTCTCTTAGTATGACCACTCAGCCAAAAAGGGAGAACGATATCGATCATCATCATCTGTGATTACAATCACAGATGATGATAGCTCACAAATGCGTAGGGCAAAGTTGCAGGCAAAGCAGGAGTGCCTGGAGCGATCGCCCAAAAGACGAAGAATCTCCCCAGCCTGGATAAAAGCTGAAAAAAAGACCAATAGTTTGCTAGCGCAGTGTACACTCGTGATACGGGATGTTTACGCCAAAGGGAGCGCAATTAATGGAATGTCTTTCCTGAAGAGATTGCCTAGAACTACCCTGGCGCTGCTTCTGGGTACTTATGGTGTATACGGCTGGTTGTTTTCCTCTACATATACCACGGAGATTTTGCTATTAGAGACAGCCTTAGTTTTCTTGATATCCTTGTTTTTAACCGCTCCTATCAGGCTTTTAAGAATCTTTTTTGCCCGTTGGATGAATTCGGATACCAGAGCGTTTATTTCAGTCATAGCCGGAGCGTTGGCTGGAGTGTTCATCCTCAGCTGGATTAATGTTTTCTCCAATATTTTTGTTTTACTCTCAGCAGGTGCCCTAGCTAGGCTCGACCTTCAAACTTCTAAATTCAATGCAGTGCAAGCTTTTTGGATTCTCCTTATCGTATCGTTGAGTGGGTTTGGTTTAGGCTTGATAATAAATCGTTTGATCCTGAATCCATCTTCTTAACCAACAGCACCATCAGCTTCTGTTTTGACTTTAAAAGGTGCAATAACATACATTGCAGCCTATCGCACCTTTATTTTCTCTCAATGGACACTGTAAATACCGTCACACAGGGCGAGTCGATAGGTGCTAGATTTCTGGAAACTAGAGTAAGCGTTTAACTGTCCTCTTGCTCTACAGCAGTCTTGCTGTGGGGCAGTTTTGTTTTTGGCTCCAAAAGCTGAAGTAATGGATAGGGACGCGATCTCGCCTCTTCCCGTAAAATCTGCCGCGTGATCGCCTTAATCTCTCTCCGGCAACTGAACTTTAACCTGTCCTTCCGGCGTAATAATGACTTTGCCGCCGAGTTCCTCAATGCGACTAATGGCTTTCTTGCGCGTCCGGTCATCAACCGCATTCTGTAAAACCATTGTCCAGCCAGCTACTTGAGCCTTTTGGCTATTAGGATTGCGGGTTATAAACTCAGATGTTTGGCGAGAAATTTCTACTACTATTTTGCTTTCGGAATCGGAATAAGTACTTGCCCACTCCGCTGCCTTCTCAAAAGATTGCCTTGCCGCTTGAGGATTTCCTAAAAACAATAATTCATCAATACCTTTATAGCGCCAAACATAATAAGACCTGGGTGGAACTTGAGGCGTAAGCGACTTTAGTCCTTTTTCCATCAAAGCAACAGATCGTTCTGGCATCGCTGCGTATAAAGAACTACTAGCAGAAAGAAAAAGATACGCTTCTCTAAACCTAGGATCACGGTCTACTATTATTTCAAAGTAATTCGGGCTGAGGGTATAGCCTGTAACTTTCCGAACTTCATCATCACCAAAATACTGAGCAAAGCTAAGAAACACCCAGCCTGCAAAAAGATTGTCAAATCCAAAGTTCGGAAATTTCTGAAGCAGATTGAGGCGGATCTTTTCTGCTTCTACTTCTTTTTCTATTTCTTCTGCTGAGGCAATTTTTGCTTTTGAACTTAGTTTATTTAATTGAGGTATCTGTAATACCCCAATTGCCAAAACGCACAGCAGTGCTAAGAAGGACGCACCTACCAGTTGGCTGAAGCTTTGACGAAATCGAGAAAGCATTTACATCACCTGCTTAAAAGTGGAAAATATAACTGACCTTTTAAAAATTTGTTGTTTATCGTTTGTAGCTGTGCAAATACTATAATAAGATTTATTATTTTTTTGTAATAAATATGATATTTGTTATAAATATATTAGTTTAAGATGATGATAGTCTAGCTTTGATAAGTAATGATAAAAACTGAGTTAGAGTATGGAAACTTCTTTTGCTTCTGCTGATGCATATTGGGAATATCTCGAAAAGGCTTGTATTCGCCTCGATTCAAATGTGCGATCGCGTATAACCACCATTCTTGATGGTACTTCCTGGGATGACCCCACATCTGCCTTAGATTTAAATAATATTGCAGTAGTGGCACTCATTGAGGCAGAACAGTCTCACGAGCCATCTGTGCGAACGCTTTATGTTGAGATGGCTTTAGAGGCATTAAATAGGGGGGCGGAGTTGGATGGTAATCCACTCTGCACAGCTCATCTGGCTCTAGTCCTAGCCATGATTGGAGAAAGCGAACAAGCGATGCAGACAGCTTTCTCTACCTTTGTTGCTACCCTCCAGCCTGCTTATATTAATGATAAACCAATTGCTCTAGGTATAGTATATCTACCTCGTACTCCTACCAGCTTAACAGATTTCCAGTATGAGAAACTAGCTCAAATTCTGCAAATTGAAGATGGCTATTCTCAATCCCTGTTATTGTTCAGTGAAATTTTGTGTTGGGCAACTCTCGTTTTTTACAATAAAACAGGACTACGATTATTAAATTTAGCTGCTCAACTGTCACCCGATTCCCTTGCACTTAATCTAAAGCTGGGGATCTCTAGTTTGATGAATAATCAATGGGAAGGACTTTTGTACTTAAACCGCGCTAGGCAAAAAGCAGCAAATTCGGCAATTATTCTGCAAGCGCTACACTTAGCTTATCGAGATATGCAACAGATAGAGTCTGCTAGTTTATGGCTAAAAATTGGGCAAAATATCAGCAAGAAAAACCCAGATTCTGTAGAGTGGAAATGGACTAATAAAGAAGCTGACAGTTTACTAACTTATGTACCTTTTGAAGGTACATTACTATTAGCAGTTGAACCAAGTTTACGCAGTATTGTAACCAGCGTATTGATTGGGGAAGGAGACTGGTTTGAGAAAGAA
The genomic region above belongs to Coleofasciculus sp. FACHB-1120 and contains:
- a CDS encoding DUF6439 family protein, encoding MSQPTQLSKTSALNDLSTLELAQALAERLSIHPNDWHRLKSNRKVRAGEQAVAALVFLLKDQPEEALVRFQQASGWLDKSISAPPCPTHGHSR
- a CDS encoding ATP-binding protein, with the translated sequence MIAISQRPVRRTWGTISFASTLYLCPVLDLLLAQIPSRWQAEIRLGLQEALVNAAKHGNKLDPGKTVSVRFSMVEGQYWWVISDEGTGFSPPCDCHSDPEQHLPDDEAESGRGMCILHQIFDQVHWNHQGTELRLCKQVKNRFRQPLLF
- the rlmD gene encoding 23S rRNA (uracil(1939)-C(5))-methyltransferase RlmD yields the protein MSLTKSLKTGSNEAGEDLWQQGQRVEVIISDLSDSGDGVGRLGGRVIFVPDTVPGDRVRVRLVRVKPQYAHGKLDEILEASSDRIRPSCIVADKCGGCQWQHIDYQHQLEAKRNQVIQALERIGGIAQPTVDPVLAVADSLGYRNKATYPVKRSSTGQVQAGYYQKGSHHLINLNQCPVQDSRLNPLLAEVKQDIQERGWGIYDEKLHRGKIRHLGLRIGRRTGEMLLTLVVKDWNLAGIDVQAQKWLTRYPQLVGVSLNCNPDRTNAIFGRETRCIAGQPYLREEFAGLQFQVRPDTFFQVYTEQAEALLQAIADELDLQGNEVLVDAYCGIGTLTLPLAQKVKQAIGLEMQPEAVEQATLNAQLNHITNVKFYEGTVETLLPTLEVKPDIVLLDPPRQGCVSPGHPKGGRDVLETLLEIQPSRIVYVSCKPATLARDLKLLCQSGGYKLTRVQPADFFPQTSHVECAAVLVRQ
- the apcD gene encoding allophycocyanin subunit alpha-B; the protein is MSVVSQVILKADDELRYPSSGELNSIKDFLQTGEQRVRIANTLAENEKKIVQESSKQLWQKRPDFIAPGGNAYGERQRALCLRDYGWYLRLITYGVLSGDKEPIEKIGLIGVREMYNSLGVPVPGMVESIRCLKKASLDLLSEDDAIAAAPYFDYIIQSMS
- a CDS encoding FkbM family methyltransferase, with the translated sequence METSFASADAYWEYLEKACIRLDSNVRSRITTILDGTSWDDPTSALDLNNIAVVALIEAEQSHEPSVRTLYVEMALEALNRGAELDGNPLCTAHLALVLAMIGESEQAMQTAFSTFVATLQPAYINDKPIALGIVYLPRTPTSLTDFQYEKLAQILQIEDGYSQSLLLFSEILCWATLVFYNKTGLRLLNLAAQLSPDSLALNLKLGISSLMNNQWEGLLYLNRARQKAANSAIILQALHLAYRDMQQIESASLWLKIGQNISKKNPDSVEWKWTNKEADSLLTYVPFEGTLLLAVEPSLRSIVTSVLIGEGDWFEKEMEFWRNWIKPGMTVIDVGANVGVYTFSAALKVGSEGCVLAVEPFSGCVRCLQETCKVNNLSWVKVCAGAASDRNGKAQLSLNAASELNEIVSSDAETANQTGAFEEVDCFSLDNLIEQENVNQVDFLKIDAEGHEMQVLEGSNRILNEFSPGILYENIAGNKDSNTAVADFLVSRGYQLFRYQPYLQQLIPINSAEEMQGKLNIIALHNQEL